The DNA sequence ATCCTGCACAGCTCCGCCTTCCGAAGGCTGCAGGGGAAAACGCAGGTGTTCGGGATCGGGCAGGCCGATTTCTACCGCACGCGCCTGACCCACAGCATCGAGGCCTCGCAGATCTCGCGGGCGATCGCCCACAACCTGCTGGTGGAGCAGCCGCAGCTCGGGCCGTGCCTGACCCCGGAGCTGGCCGAGGCGGTCGCGCTCGCGCACGACCTGGGGCATCCCCCCTTCGGGCATGCGGGGGAGCAGGCGCTGGACGCCTGCATGCGGGAGGTCAGCCGGGGGGCGAAACTGAGCGGGAGGCATTTCCTGCGCTTCGAGGGGAACGCCCAGACCTTCCACATCCTGGTGGCCGCCGAACCGAAATCCCCCGCCTACGCCGGGTTGAACCTGACCCGGGCGACCCTGTCCGGGGTCATGAAGTACCCCTACGAGCAGGACATCGGCAACGACAAGTTCATCTTCGCCTCCGATCTCCCGGCCGCCCGGTGGGCCCTCCGGCGGGGGGGCGGGGTTCTCAGGGCCCCCCGCCGGGGGCCGGGGCCGCGCCCCCGGACCTCCTTCGCCTGCCAGGTCATGGACTGGGCCGACGATTGCGCCTATTCGGTGCACGATGTGGAGGACGCGCTGCAGGCGCAGTTCCTCCACCCGGGGGACCTGGAACAGCCGCGGTTCATCCGCCGCGTCCTGGCGCACTACGAGGAGACCCGGCGGCAGGAGGCGGTCCCGAAACTGGCGCTCGCGGAGGTGAAGGAGCGTCTCTCGGACCTGAAGCGAAGGATCCTGCCGTCGGACGCGGGGGACGAGCGCGCCGAGCGCAAATCGGCCATGCGCAACATTCTGAACGACCTGATCACCTCGGTGTCGGTCGAGCCGTGCCCGGACAGCCGGCGCGCCGATTTCGCCTGGAAGCTCCGGGTT is a window from the Acidobacteriota bacterium genome containing:
- the dgt gene encoding dNTP triphosphohydrolase, whose product is MEEFLLERRHPEEAPSLRDHRHATERDRDRILHSSAFRRLQGKTQVFGIGQADFYRTRLTHSIEASQISRAIAHNLLVEQPQLGPCLTPELAEAVALAHDLGHPPFGHAGEQALDACMREVSRGAKLSGRHFLRFEGNAQTFHILVAAEPKSPAYAGLNLTRATLSGVMKYPYEQDIGNDKFIFASDLPAARWALRRGGGVLRAPRRGPGPRPRTSFACQVMDWADDCAYSVHDVEDALQAQFLHPGDLEQPRFIRRVLAHYEETRRQEAVPKLALAEVKERLSDLKRRILPSDAGDERAERKSAMRNILNDLITSVSVEPCPDSRRADFAWKLRVPAEARILSVLCKAVIWEAVITDPRVAAVSTKGREILRDLFHLLFEEVVEKRSVALFPRYYRPILEEIADGDPGAAAREVCNFLALLTDMDALRLHALLRGSKGSSVFDFI